One region of Gemmatimonadaceae bacterium genomic DNA includes:
- a CDS encoding type II toxin-antitoxin system VapC family toxin, with amino-acid sequence MVFIDSNIPMYPVGAPHPNKDRARRLLEGHIRLGDRLVTDTEVLQEILQRYVAINRRDAIQPAFDALLNVVDHVYPVEVADVERAKGLVLGVTPLSARDAVHLAVMQRHGIDRILTFDAGFDQVAWVERVGR; translated from the coding sequence GTGGTCTTCATCGACTCGAACATTCCGATGTACCCCGTCGGCGCGCCACATCCCAACAAGGACCGCGCACGACGTCTCCTCGAGGGTCACATTCGATTGGGAGACCGGCTCGTCACGGACACCGAGGTGCTCCAGGAGATTCTGCAGCGCTACGTGGCGATCAACCGTCGTGACGCGATCCAACCGGCTTTCGACGCGCTCCTCAATGTTGTCGATCACGTGTATCCCGTCGAAGTCGCGGACGTCGAGCGAGCGAAGGGACTCGTGCTTGGCGTGACGCCACTTTCGGCGCGAGATGCCGTGCACCTCGCGGTCATGCAGCGACACGGGATCGATCGCATCCTCACGTTTGACGCGGGCTTCGACCAGGTGGCGTGGGTCGAGCGTGTGGGCCGCTAG